GCCCAGCCTGGGGGCCTGGATCAACTATGGTCTGGGCACGGAAAACCAGAACCTGCCCGGCTTCATCAGTTTGAACACGTCGAAGAGTTCGATCTATTCCAGTGCCTTTCTGCCTTCGATCTACAACGGCACGCCGATTGGTGTAAACGGCGAAAACATGTCCGCCGCCACGATCAACAACGTGGCGAGCAACCACTTGCCGGGTTCGTCCAAACGCCGACAACTGGATTTTGTGCAGTCGATGAACCGTCGGCATTTGGATCGTCGACCGGGCGATGACAAGCTGGAAAGTGTCATCCAGTCCATGGAATTGGGTTACCGTATGCAGGCGTCCGCGCCGGACCTGCTGGATCTGTCGGGCGAGACTCAGGCGACACTGGACGCTTATCGAGTCGGCAAAAAGCTATCGATCGGTACGTGCCGTCCCACCGATTTCGGACGGCAATGTCTGCTGGCTCGACGGTTTGCAGAAGCAGGCGTGCGGTTTATCGAAGTGAACCACGGCGGCTGGGACCAACACAAGAATCACCGACGCGATTTAGCGGCCAACTGCGAAACCATCGACGCTCCAATCGCTGCGCTGCTGGAAGATTTGCAGCAACGCGGTTTGCTGGAAGACACGCTGCTTGTCTGGGGCGGCGAGTTCGGCCGGCCGGGCCTCACGCCCGATGACGGCAAAGACGAAACGGGACACAACGCCAACGGTTTTACGTTCTGGCTGGCCGGCGGCGGTATGAAACGTGGCCACGTGCATGG
This DNA window, taken from Fuerstiella marisgermanici, encodes the following:
- a CDS encoding DUF1501 domain-containing protein, which gives rise to MNYSRRTMLQSASCGFGYLALQGLCAQTSHAESAANSPDAELKRGLAQQAPSLKATAKRVIFLCMSGGPAQLDTFDYKPQVGKKKHPGSVFRFRRHGDCGMPISELLPETARHADKLCVVNGMHADTGIHAQSFLQLHTGERLRKRPSLGAWINYGLGTENQNLPGFISLNTSKSSIYSSAFLPSIYNGTPIGVNGENMSAATINNVASNHLPGSSKRRQLDFVQSMNRRHLDRRPGDDKLESVIQSMELGYRMQASAPDLLDLSGETQATLDAYRVGKKLSIGTCRPTDFGRQCLLARRFAEAGVRFIEVNHGGWDQHKNHRRDLAANCETIDAPIAALLEDLQQRGLLEDTLLVWGGEFGRPGLTPDDGKDETGHNANGFTFWLAGGGMKRGHVHGRTDELGRRAVDGKVHFRDLHATILHALGLPANDLTFWHQGRDHRLTGPDGGQVVKGLFV